Proteins encoded in a region of the Globicephala melas chromosome 1, mGloMel1.2, whole genome shotgun sequence genome:
- the LOC132594076 gene encoding developmental pluripotency-associated protein 3 gives MDSSEVNPTWSLESPQMSIDENSQEIPVASQTMSEVLIKDLSNLTLNPSIKLPFILPQCLPQPTGRLLGENIPCRRGVRTMLTDQRDKMEQLIQSIKKHYCKGVSPSDSQREPLQNDIETPSRVQRFRCSCRFCRSHRDPSEDNYENYYTNKYYSNYDTESDEP, from the coding sequence ATGGATTCATCTGAGGTTAACCCAACCTGGAGCCTGGAGTCTCCTCAAATGTCCATCGATGAAAATTCCCAGGAAATTCCAGTTGCCTCTCAAACTATGTCTGAAGTGTTAATAAAGGACCTCAGTAACTTGACTCTCAACCCTAGTATCAAATTGCCCTTCATTCTACCACAGTGTCTACCTCAACCGACTGGGCGGTTACTTGGTGAAAACATACCCTGTAGGAGAGGGGTGAGGACCATGTTAACTGATCAGAGAGATAAGATGGAGCAGCTGATTCAATCTATTAAAAAGCACTACTGCAAAGGAgtttctccatctgactctcaAAGAGAACCACTGCAGAACGACATTGAGACTCCCTCAAGAGTGCAAAGATTTAGATGTAGCTGTCGTTTTTGCCGGTCTCATAGAGATCCTTCTGAGGATAATTATGAGAATTATTACACCAATAAGTATTACAGTAATTATGACACGGAGTCCGATGAGCCATAA